The proteins below come from a single Ovis aries strain OAR_USU_Benz2616 breed Rambouillet chromosome 18, ARS-UI_Ramb_v3.0, whole genome shotgun sequence genomic window:
- the FES gene encoding tyrosine-protein kinase Fes/Fps isoform X2, which yields MGFSSELCSPQGHGAVQQMQEAELRLLEGMRKWMAQRVKSDREYAGLLHHMSLQDSGGQSRGIGPHSPISQSWTELTSQTEGLSRVLRQHAEDLNSGPLSKLSLLIRERQQMRRTYNEQWQQLQQEFTKCHSQDIEKLKSQYRALARDSAQARRKYQEAAKDKDRDKAKDKYVRSLWKLFAHHNRYVLGVRAAQLHHQHHHRLMLPSLLQSLQDLHQEMACILKETLQEYLEISSLVQDEVVTIHREMAAAVARIQPEAEYQGFLQQYGSAPDIPPCVTFDESLLEETELLESGELQLNELTVESVQHTLTSVTDDLAAATQTVLSRQEAVTQLQRELWNEEQTTHARERVQLLGKKQALQEALQGLQVALCGQAKLQAQQELLQAKMERLGPGEPPPVLLLQDDRHSTSSSEQEREGGRTPTLEILKSHISGIFRPKFSLPPPLQLVPEVQKPLHEQVWYHGAIPRTEVAELLTHSGDFLVRESQGKQEYVLSVLWDGQPRHFIIQSADNLYRLEGDGFPSIPLLVDHLLRSQQPLTKKSGIVLNRAVPKDKWALSHEDLVLGEQIGRGNFGEVFSGRLRADNTLVAVKSCRETLPPDLKAKFLQEARILKQYSHPNIVRLIGVCTQKQPIYIVMELVQGGDFLTFLRTEGARLRVKTLLQMVGDAAAGMEYLESKCCIHRDLAARNCLVTEKNVLKISDFGMSREEADGIYAASGGLRQVPVKWTAPEALNYGRYSSESDVWSFGILLWETFSLGASPYPNLSNQQTREFVENGGRLPCPELCPDAVFRLMEQCWAYEPGQRPTFSVIYQELQSIRKRHR from the exons ATGGGCTTCTCTTCAGAGCTGTGCAGCCCCCAGGGCCACGGGGCCGTGCAGCAGATGCAGGAGGCCGAGCTCCGGCTGCTGGAGGGCATGAGGAAGTGGATGGCCCAGCGGGTCAAGAGTGACAGGGAATATGCCGGGCTGCTTCACCACATGTCGCTGCAGGACAGCGGGGGCCAGAGCCGGGGCATCGGCCCCCACAGCCCCATCAGTCAG TCCTGGACAGAGCTCACCAGCCAGACGGAGGGCCTGAGCCGGGTGCTGAGGCAGCACGCGGAGGACCTGAACTCAGGGCCCCTGAGCAAGCTGAGTCTGCTGATCCGGGAGCGCCAGCAAATGCGCAGAACCTACAATGAGCAGTGGCAGCAGCTACAGCAGGAGTTCACcaag tgTCACAGCCAGGACATTGAGAAGCTGAAGAGCCAGTATCGAGCCCTGGCACGGGACAGCGCCCAGGCCCGGCGCAAGTACCAAGAGGCCGCCAAAG ACAAGGACCGTGACAAGGCCAAGGACAAGTATGTGCGCAGCCTGTGGAAGCTCTTTGCTCACCACAACCGCTATGTGCTGGGTGTGCGGGCGGCGCAGTTgcatcaccagcaccaccaccggCTCATGCTGCCCAGCCTGCTTCAGTCCCTGCAAGACCTGCACCAGGAGATGGCCTGCATCCT gaaggagaccCTGCAGGAGTACCTGGAGATTAGCAGCCTGGTGCAAGACGAGGTGGTGACCATTCACCGGGAGATGGCTGCAGCGGTGGCCCGCATCCAGCCAGAGGCTGAGTACCAAGGCTTCCTGCAGCAGTACGG GTCCGCCCCTGATATCCCACCCTGTGTCACCTTTGACGAGTCACTGCTGGAGGAGACTGAGCTGCTGGAGTCTGGGGAGCTGCAGCTGAATGAACTGACAGTGGAGAGTGTGCAGCACAC GCTGACCTCAGTGACAGATGACCTGGCCGCGGCCACCCAGACGGTGCTCAGTCGGCAGGAGGCAGTCACTCAGCTGCAGCGAGAGCTCTGGAATGAGGAGCAGACCACCCACGCCCGGGAGAG GGTGCAGCTGCTGGGCAAGAAGCAGGCACTTCAGGAGGCGCTGCAGGGGCTGCAGGTCGCGCTGTGCGGGCAGGCCAAGCTGCAGGCCCAGCAGGAGCTGCTGCAGGCCAAGATGGAGCGGCTGGGCCCCGGCGAGCCCCCGCCCGTCTTGCTCCTGCAGGACGACCGCCACTCCACCTCGTCCTCG GAGCAGGAGCGAGAAGGGGGAAGGACGCCCACCTTGGAGATCCTCAAGAGCCACATCTCGGGAATCTTCCGTCCCAAGTTCTCG CTCCCCCCGCCGCTGCAGCTCGTTCCAGAGGTGCAGAAACCCCTGCATGAGCAGGTGTGGTACCATGGGGCCATCCCGCGGACCGAGGTGGCTGAACTCCTGACACATTCCGGGGACTTCCTCGTCCGGGAGAGCCAGGGCAAGCAGGAGTACGTGCTGTCAGTGCTGTGGGATGGCCAGCCCCGGCACTTCATCATCCAGTCCGCCGAC aaCCTGTACCGACTGGAAGGAGATGGTTTTCCCAGCATCCCCCTGCTCGTCGACCACCTGCTGCGCTCCCAGCAGCCCCTCACCAAGAAGAGCGGCATCGTCCTGAACAGGGCTGTGCCCAAG GACAAGTGGGCGCTAAGCCATGAGGACCTGGTCCTGGGCGAGCAGATTGGGCGG GGGAACTTTGGCGAAGTGTTCAGCGGACGCCTGCGAGCAGACAACACCCTGGTGGCGGTGAAATCTTGTCGCGAGACGCTGCCCCCTGACCTCAAGGCCAAGTTTCTGCAGGAAGCAAG GATCCTGAAGCAGTACAGCCACCCCAACATCGTGCGTCTCATTGGCGTCTGCACCCAAAAACAGCCCATCTACATCGTCATGGAGCTTGTGCAGG GGGGCGACTTCCTGACCTTCCTTCGGACGGAGGGAGCCCGCCTGCGGGTGAAGACACTGCTGCAGATGGTAGGGGACGCGGCCGCGGGCATGGAGTACCTGGAGAGCAAGTGCTGCATTCACCG GGACCTGGCTGCTCGGAACTGCCTGGTGACAGAGAAGAATGTCCTGAAGATCAGCGACTTCGGGATGTCCCGGGAGGAAGCCGACGGAATCTACGCGGCCTCAGGGGGTCTCAGACAAGTCCCCGTGAAGTGGACCGCACCGGAGGCCCTTAACTACG GCCGCTACTCCTCTGAGAGCGATGTGTGGAGCTTTGGCATCTTGCTCTGGGAGACATTCAGCCTGGGGGCTTCCCCCTACCCCAACCTCAGCAATCAGCAGACCCGGGAATTCGTGGAAAATG GGGGCCGCCTGCCCTGCCCTGAGCTGTGCCCCGACGCTGTGTTCAGACTCATGGAGCAGTGCTGGGCCTATGAGCCAGGGCAGCGGCCAACCTTCAGCGTCATCTACCAGGAGTTACAGAGCATCCGAAAGCGGCACCGGTGA
- the FES gene encoding tyrosine-protein kinase Fes/Fps isoform X1, whose protein sequence is MGFSSELCSPQGHGAVQQMQEAELRLLEGMRKWMAQRVKSDREYAGLLHHMSLQDSGGQSRGIGPHSPISQSWTELTSQTEGLSRVLRQHAEDLNSGPLSKLSLLIRERQQMRRTYNEQWQQLQQEFTKCHSQDIEKLKSQYRALARDSAQARRKYQEAAKDKDRDKAKDKYVRSLWKLFAHHNRYVLGVRAAQLHHQHHHRLMLPSLLQSLQDLHQEMACILVWPGGRKETLQEYLEISSLVQDEVVTIHREMAAAVARIQPEAEYQGFLQQYGSAPDIPPCVTFDESLLEETELLESGELQLNELTVESVQHTLTSVTDDLAAATQTVLSRQEAVTQLQRELWNEEQTTHARERVQLLGKKQALQEALQGLQVALCGQAKLQAQQELLQAKMERLGPGEPPPVLLLQDDRHSTSSSEQEREGGRTPTLEILKSHISGIFRPKFSLPPPLQLVPEVQKPLHEQVWYHGAIPRTEVAELLTHSGDFLVRESQGKQEYVLSVLWDGQPRHFIIQSADNLYRLEGDGFPSIPLLVDHLLRSQQPLTKKSGIVLNRAVPKDKWALSHEDLVLGEQIGRGNFGEVFSGRLRADNTLVAVKSCRETLPPDLKAKFLQEARILKQYSHPNIVRLIGVCTQKQPIYIVMELVQGGDFLTFLRTEGARLRVKTLLQMVGDAAAGMEYLESKCCIHRDLAARNCLVTEKNVLKISDFGMSREEADGIYAASGGLRQVPVKWTAPEALNYGRYSSESDVWSFGILLWETFSLGASPYPNLSNQQTREFVENGGRLPCPELCPDAVFRLMEQCWAYEPGQRPTFSVIYQELQSIRKRHR, encoded by the exons ATGGGCTTCTCTTCAGAGCTGTGCAGCCCCCAGGGCCACGGGGCCGTGCAGCAGATGCAGGAGGCCGAGCTCCGGCTGCTGGAGGGCATGAGGAAGTGGATGGCCCAGCGGGTCAAGAGTGACAGGGAATATGCCGGGCTGCTTCACCACATGTCGCTGCAGGACAGCGGGGGCCAGAGCCGGGGCATCGGCCCCCACAGCCCCATCAGTCAG TCCTGGACAGAGCTCACCAGCCAGACGGAGGGCCTGAGCCGGGTGCTGAGGCAGCACGCGGAGGACCTGAACTCAGGGCCCCTGAGCAAGCTGAGTCTGCTGATCCGGGAGCGCCAGCAAATGCGCAGAACCTACAATGAGCAGTGGCAGCAGCTACAGCAGGAGTTCACcaag tgTCACAGCCAGGACATTGAGAAGCTGAAGAGCCAGTATCGAGCCCTGGCACGGGACAGCGCCCAGGCCCGGCGCAAGTACCAAGAGGCCGCCAAAG ACAAGGACCGTGACAAGGCCAAGGACAAGTATGTGCGCAGCCTGTGGAAGCTCTTTGCTCACCACAACCGCTATGTGCTGGGTGTGCGGGCGGCGCAGTTgcatcaccagcaccaccaccggCTCATGCTGCCCAGCCTGCTTCAGTCCCTGCAAGACCTGCACCAGGAGATGGCCTGCATCCT GGTCTGgcctgggggcaggaaggagaccCTGCAGGAGTACCTGGAGATTAGCAGCCTGGTGCAAGACGAGGTGGTGACCATTCACCGGGAGATGGCTGCAGCGGTGGCCCGCATCCAGCCAGAGGCTGAGTACCAAGGCTTCCTGCAGCAGTACGG GTCCGCCCCTGATATCCCACCCTGTGTCACCTTTGACGAGTCACTGCTGGAGGAGACTGAGCTGCTGGAGTCTGGGGAGCTGCAGCTGAATGAACTGACAGTGGAGAGTGTGCAGCACAC GCTGACCTCAGTGACAGATGACCTGGCCGCGGCCACCCAGACGGTGCTCAGTCGGCAGGAGGCAGTCACTCAGCTGCAGCGAGAGCTCTGGAATGAGGAGCAGACCACCCACGCCCGGGAGAG GGTGCAGCTGCTGGGCAAGAAGCAGGCACTTCAGGAGGCGCTGCAGGGGCTGCAGGTCGCGCTGTGCGGGCAGGCCAAGCTGCAGGCCCAGCAGGAGCTGCTGCAGGCCAAGATGGAGCGGCTGGGCCCCGGCGAGCCCCCGCCCGTCTTGCTCCTGCAGGACGACCGCCACTCCACCTCGTCCTCG GAGCAGGAGCGAGAAGGGGGAAGGACGCCCACCTTGGAGATCCTCAAGAGCCACATCTCGGGAATCTTCCGTCCCAAGTTCTCG CTCCCCCCGCCGCTGCAGCTCGTTCCAGAGGTGCAGAAACCCCTGCATGAGCAGGTGTGGTACCATGGGGCCATCCCGCGGACCGAGGTGGCTGAACTCCTGACACATTCCGGGGACTTCCTCGTCCGGGAGAGCCAGGGCAAGCAGGAGTACGTGCTGTCAGTGCTGTGGGATGGCCAGCCCCGGCACTTCATCATCCAGTCCGCCGAC aaCCTGTACCGACTGGAAGGAGATGGTTTTCCCAGCATCCCCCTGCTCGTCGACCACCTGCTGCGCTCCCAGCAGCCCCTCACCAAGAAGAGCGGCATCGTCCTGAACAGGGCTGTGCCCAAG GACAAGTGGGCGCTAAGCCATGAGGACCTGGTCCTGGGCGAGCAGATTGGGCGG GGGAACTTTGGCGAAGTGTTCAGCGGACGCCTGCGAGCAGACAACACCCTGGTGGCGGTGAAATCTTGTCGCGAGACGCTGCCCCCTGACCTCAAGGCCAAGTTTCTGCAGGAAGCAAG GATCCTGAAGCAGTACAGCCACCCCAACATCGTGCGTCTCATTGGCGTCTGCACCCAAAAACAGCCCATCTACATCGTCATGGAGCTTGTGCAGG GGGGCGACTTCCTGACCTTCCTTCGGACGGAGGGAGCCCGCCTGCGGGTGAAGACACTGCTGCAGATGGTAGGGGACGCGGCCGCGGGCATGGAGTACCTGGAGAGCAAGTGCTGCATTCACCG GGACCTGGCTGCTCGGAACTGCCTGGTGACAGAGAAGAATGTCCTGAAGATCAGCGACTTCGGGATGTCCCGGGAGGAAGCCGACGGAATCTACGCGGCCTCAGGGGGTCTCAGACAAGTCCCCGTGAAGTGGACCGCACCGGAGGCCCTTAACTACG GCCGCTACTCCTCTGAGAGCGATGTGTGGAGCTTTGGCATCTTGCTCTGGGAGACATTCAGCCTGGGGGCTTCCCCCTACCCCAACCTCAGCAATCAGCAGACCCGGGAATTCGTGGAAAATG GGGGCCGCCTGCCCTGCCCTGAGCTGTGCCCCGACGCTGTGTTCAGACTCATGGAGCAGTGCTGGGCCTATGAGCCAGGGCAGCGGCCAACCTTCAGCGTCATCTACCAGGAGTTACAGAGCATCCGAAAGCGGCACCGGTGA
- the FURIN gene encoding furin precursor (The RefSeq protein has 5 substitutions compared to this genomic sequence) has protein sequence MELRPWLFWVVAIAGALILLVADARGEKVFTNTWAVHIPGGPAVADRVAHKHGFLNLGQIFGDYYHFWHRAVTKRSLSPHLPRHNRLQREPQVKWLEQQVAKRRAKRDIYQEPTDPKFPQQWYLSGVTQRDLNVKEAWGQGYTGRGIVVSILDDGIEKNLPVLAGNYDPGASFDVNDQDPDPQPRVTQMNDNRHGTRCAGEVAAVANNGVCGVGVAYNARIGGVRMLDGEVTDAVEARSLGLNPNHIHIYSASWGPEDDGKTVDGPAHLAEEAFFRGVSQGRGGLGSIFVWASGNGGREHDSCNCDGYTNSIYTLSISSATQFGNVPWYSEACSSTLATTYSSGNQNEKQIVTTDLRQKCTESHTGTSASAPLAAGIIALTLEANKNLTWRDMQHLVVRTSKPAHLNANDWATNGVGRKVSHSYGYGLLDAGAMVALAQNWTTVAPQRKCVIDILTEPKDIGKRLEVRKTVTACLGQPSHITRLEHAQARLTLSYNRRGDLAIHLVSPMGTRSTLLAARPHDYSADGFNDWAFMTTHSWDEDPSGEWVLEIENTSEAKNYGTLTKFTLVLYGTAPEGLPTPPESIGCKTLTSSQACVVCEEGFSLHQKNCVQHCPPGFAPQVLDTHYSTENDVEIIRASVCTPCHTSCATCQGPAPTDCLSCPSHASLDLVERTCSRQSQSSRESHQQQPPPPPPVEVASEPRLRADLLPSHLPEVVAGLSCAFIVLVFVTVFLVLQLRSGFSFRGVKVYTMDRGLISYKGLPPEAWQEECPSDSEEDEGRGERTAFIKDQSAL, from the exons ATGGAGCTGAGGCCCTGGTTGTTCTGGGTGGTAGCAATAGCGGGAGCCTTGATTCTGCTGGTGGCCGATGCCCGCGGAGAGAAGGTCTTCACCAACACCTGGGCCGTGCACATTCCTGGAGGCCCAGCCGTCGCTGACCGTGTGGCGCGCAAGCATGGCTTCCTCAACCTGGGCCAG ATCTTCGGTGACTATTACCACTTCTGGCATCGGGCGGTGACAAAGCGGTCCCTGTCGCCTCACCTCCCGCGGCACAACCGGCTGCAGCGGGAACCTCAA GTTAAGTGGCTGGAGCAGCAGGTGGCAAAGCGACGGGCCAAACGGGACATATACCAGGAGCCCACGGACCCCAAGTTTCCCCAGCAGTGGTACCTG TCTGGTGTCACCCAGCGGGACCTGAATGTGAAGGAGGCCTGGGCCCAGGGCTACACGGGGCGCGGCATTGTGGTCTCTATCCTGGATGACGGCATCGAGAAGAACCACCCCGACTTGGCAGGCAATTAT GATCCTGGGGCCAGCTTCGATGTCAATGATCAGGACCCTGACCCCCAGCCCCGGTACACGCAGATGAATGACAACAG GCATGGCACACGGTGTGCAGGAGAGGTGGCTGCGGTGGCCAACAATGGTGTCTGTGGTGTAGGCGTGGCCTACAATGCCCGCATTGGAG GGGTGCGCATGCTGGACGGCGAAGTGACAGACGCCGTGGAGGCACGCTCGCTGGGCCTGAACCCCAACCACATCCACATCTACAGTGCCAGCTGGGGCCCCGAGGACGACGGCAAGACCGTGGATGGGCCAGCCCACCTGGCTGAGGAGGCCTTCTTCCGGGGGGTCAGCCAG GGCCGTGGGGGTCTGGGCTCCATCTTTGTCTGGGCCTCGGGGAACGGGGGCCGGGAACATGACAGCTGCAATTGCGACGGCTACACCAACAGCATCTACACGCTGTCCATCAGCAGCGCCACACAGTTCGGCAACGTGCCCTGGTACAGTGAGGCCTGCTCGTCCACACTGGCCACCACCTACAGCAGTGGCAACCAGAACGAGAAGCAGATC GTGACCACTGACCTGCGGCAGAAGTGTACAGAGTCTCACACGGGCACCTCTGCGTCTGCCCCCCTGGCAGCAGGCATCATTGCTCTCACCCTGGAGGCCAA TAAGAACCTCACCTGGCGGGACATGCAGCACTTGGTGGTCCGGACCTCAAAGCCAGCCCACCTCAACGCCAACGACTGGGCCACCAACGGTGTGGGCCGCAAAG TGAGCCATTCGTACGGCTATGGGCTGTTGGACGCCGGCGCCATGGTGGCTCTGGCCCAGAATTGGACGACAGTGGCCCCTCAGCGGAAATGCGTCATCGACATCCTCACTGAGCCCAA GGACATTGGGAAGCGGCTGGAGGTGCGGAAGACTGTGACCGCCTGCCTGGGGCAGCCCAGCCACATCACGCGGCTGGAGCACGCTCAGGCGCGGCTCACCCTGTCCTACAACCGCCGCGGTGACCTTGCCATCCACCTGGTCAGCCCCATGGGCACCCGCTCCACCCTGCTGGCTGCCAG GCCACACGACTACTCTGCAGATGGGTTTAACGACTGGGCCTTCATGACGACCCATTCCTGGGACGAGGATCCCTCTGGCGAGTGGGTCTTAGAGATTGAAAACACCAGTGAAGCCAAAAACTATG GGACGCTGACCAAGTTCACCCTCGTGCTTTATGGCACGGCCCCTGAGGGTTTGCCCACACCCCCCGAGAGCATCGGCTGTAAGACCCTCACTTCCAGCCAGGCCTGTGTGG TGTGCGAGGAAGGCTTCTCACTGCACCAGAAGAACTGCGTCCAGCACTGTCCCCCAGGCTTCGCTCCCCAAGTCCTGGACACACACTACAGCACAGAGAACGACGTGGAGATCATCCGGGCCAGCGTCTGCACGCCCTGCCACACCTCGTGCGCCACGTGCCAGGGCCCCGCCCCCACAGACTGCCTCAGCTGCCCCAGCCACGCCTCCCTGGACCTCGTGGAGCGGACGTGCTCGCGCCAGAGCCAGAGCAGCCGCGAGTCGCACCAGCAGcagccgccaccgccgccgcccgTGGAGGTGGCGTCGGAGCCGCGGCTGCGGGCGGACCTGCTGCCCTCGCACCTGCCCGAGGTGGTGGCCGGCCTCAGCTGCGCCTTCATTGTGCTGGTCTTCGTCACCGTCTTCCTGGTCCTGCAGCTGCGCTCGGGCTTCAGCTTCCGAGGGGTGAAAGTGTACACCATGGACCGTGGCCTCATCTCCTACAAGGGGCTACCCCCTGAAGCCTGGCAGGAGGAGTGCCCGTCCGACTCGGAGGAGGACGAGGGCCGGGGCGAGAGGACCGCCTTTATCAAAGACCAGAGCGCCCTTTGA
- the FURIN gene encoding furin isoform X1 yields the protein MELRPWLFWVVAIAGALILLVADARGEKVFTNTWAVHIPGGPAVADRVARKHGFLNLGQIFGDYYHFWHRAVTKRSLSPHLPRHNRLQREPQVKWLEQQVAKRRAKRDIYQEPTDPKFPQQWYLSGVTQRDLNVKEAWAQGYTGRGIVVSILDDGIEKNHPDLAGNYDPGASFDVNDQDPDPQPRYTQMNDNRHGTRCAGEVAAVANNGVCGVGVAYNARIGGVRMLDGEVTDAVEARSLGLNPNHIHIYSASWGPEDDGKTVDGPAHLAEEAFFRGVSQGRGGLGSIFVWASGNGGREHDSCNCDGYTNSIYTLSISSATQFGNVPWYSEACSSTLATTYSSGNQNEKQIVTTDLRQKCTESHTGTSASAPLAAGIIALTLEANKNLTWRDMQHLVVRTSKPAHLNANDWATNGVGRKVSHSYGYGLLDAGAMVALAQNWTTVAPQRKCVIDILTEPKDIGKRLEVRKTVTACLGQPSHITRLEHAQARLTLSYNRRGDLAIHLVSPMGTRSTLLAARPHDYSADGFNDWAFMTTHSWDEDPSGEWVLEIENTSEAKNYGTLTKFTLVLYGTAPEGLPTPPESIGCKTLTSSQACVVCEEGFSLHQKNCVQHCPPGFAPQVLDTHYSTENDVEIIRASVCTPCHTSCATCQGPAPTDCLSCPSHASLDLVERTCSRQSQSSRESHQQQPPPPPPVEVASEPRLRADLLPSHLPEVVAGLSCAFIVLVFVTVFLVLQLRSGFSFRGVKVYTMDRGLISYKGLPPEAWQEECPSDSEEDEGRGERTAFIKDQSAL from the exons ATGGAGCTGAGGCCCTGGTTGTTCTGGGTGGTAGCAATAGCGGGAGCCTTGATTCTGCTGGTGGCCGATGCCCGCGGAGAGAAGGTCTTCACCAACACCTGGGCCGTGCACATTCCTGGAGGCCCAGCCGTCGCTGACCGTGTGGCGCGCAAGCATGGCTTCCTCAACCTGGGCCAG ATCTTCGGTGACTATTACCACTTCTGGCATCGGGCGGTGACAAAGCGGTCCCTGTCGCCTCACCTCCCGCGGCACAACCGGCTGCAGCGGGAACCTCAA GTTAAGTGGCTGGAGCAGCAGGTGGCAAAGCGACGGGCCAAACGGGACATATACCAGGAGCCCACGGACCCCAAGTTTCCCCAGCAGTGGTACCTG TCTGGTGTCACCCAGCGGGACCTGAATGTGAAGGAGGCCTGGGCCCAGGGCTACACGGGGCGCGGCATTGTGGTCTCTATCCTGGATGACGGCATCGAGAAGAACCACCCCGACTTGGCAGGCAATTAT GATCCTGGGGCCAGCTTCGATGTCAATGATCAGGACCCTGACCCCCAGCCCCGGTACACGCAGATGAATGACAACAG GCATGGCACACGGTGTGCAGGAGAGGTGGCTGCGGTGGCCAACAATGGTGTCTGTGGTGTAGGCGTGGCCTACAATGCCCGCATTGGAG GGGTGCGCATGCTGGACGGCGAAGTGACAGACGCCGTGGAGGCACGCTCGCTGGGCCTGAACCCCAACCACATCCACATCTACAGTGCCAGCTGGGGCCCCGAGGACGACGGCAAGACCGTGGATGGGCCAGCCCACCTGGCTGAGGAGGCCTTCTTCCGGGGGGTCAGCCAG GGCCGTGGGGGTCTGGGCTCCATCTTTGTCTGGGCCTCGGGGAACGGGGGCCGGGAACATGACAGCTGCAATTGCGACGGCTACACCAACAGCATCTACACGCTGTCCATCAGCAGCGCCACACAGTTCGGCAACGTGCCCTGGTACAGTGAGGCCTGCTCGTCCACACTGGCCACCACCTACAGCAGTGGCAACCAGAACGAGAAGCAGATC GTGACCACTGACCTGCGGCAGAAGTGTACAGAGTCTCACACGGGCACCTCTGCGTCTGCCCCCCTGGCAGCAGGCATCATTGCTCTCACCCTGGAGGCCAA TAAGAACCTCACCTGGCGGGACATGCAGCACTTGGTGGTCCGGACCTCAAAGCCAGCCCACCTCAACGCCAACGACTGGGCCACCAACGGTGTGGGCCGCAAAG TGAGCCATTCGTACGGCTATGGGCTGTTGGACGCCGGCGCCATGGTGGCTCTGGCCCAGAATTGGACGACAGTGGCCCCTCAGCGGAAATGCGTCATCGACATCCTCACTGAGCCCAA GGACATTGGGAAGCGGCTGGAGGTGCGGAAGACTGTGACCGCCTGCCTGGGGCAGCCCAGCCACATCACGCGGCTGGAGCACGCTCAGGCGCGGCTCACCCTGTCCTACAACCGCCGCGGTGACCTTGCCATCCACCTGGTCAGCCCCATGGGCACCCGCTCCACCCTGCTGGCTGCCAG GCCACACGACTACTCTGCAGATGGGTTTAACGACTGGGCCTTCATGACGACCCATTCCTGGGACGAGGATCCCTCTGGCGAGTGGGTCTTAGAGATTGAAAACACCAGTGAAGCCAAAAACTATG GGACGCTGACCAAGTTCACCCTCGTGCTTTATGGCACGGCCCCTGAGGGTTTGCCCACACCCCCCGAGAGCATCGGCTGTAAGACCCTCACTTCCAGCCAGGCCTGTGTGG TGTGCGAGGAAGGCTTCTCACTGCACCAGAAGAACTGCGTCCAGCACTGTCCCCCAGGCTTCGCTCCCCAAGTCCTGGACACACACTACAGCACAGAGAACGACGTGGAGATCATCCGGGCCAGCGTCTGCACGCCCTGCCACACCTCGTGCGCCACGTGCCAGGGCCCCGCCCCCACAGACTGCCTCAGCTGCCCCAGCCACGCCTCCCTGGACCTCGTGGAGCGGACGTGCTCGCGCCAGAGCCAGAGCAGCCGCGAGTCGCACCAGCAGcagccgccaccgccgccgcccgTGGAGGTGGCGTCGGAGCCGCGGCTGCGGGCGGACCTGCTGCCCTCGCACCTGCCCGAGGTGGTGGCCGGCCTCAGCTGCGCCTTCATTGTGCTGGTCTTCGTCACCGTCTTCCTGGTCCTGCAGCTGCGCTCGGGCTTCAGCTTCCGAGGGGTGAAAGTGTACACCATGGACCGTGGCCTCATCTCCTACAAGGGGCTACCCCCTGAAGCCTGGCAGGAGGAGTGCCCGTCCGACTCGGAGGAGGACGAGGGCCGGGGCGAGAGGACCGCCTTTATCAAAGACCAGAGCGCCCTTTGA